The nucleotide window AAGGCGATGGGAGGCTGCCCCGAAGATGTTCCTGCGCACAGAGTTATATCAAGCTCCGGCACCTTATCTGTTCCCGAATTCCAGCCCAAACTGGAAGCAGAAGGAATTACTGTTGAAAATTTTAGAATAAAAAACTTCAAAAAACTTTTCTGGGACCCTTTGGAAGAGATATAATCCTGCAAATTATACTATTCAGACAGGAATACATACGGCTCAGTTGGATATTTTTCTTAATTGATATCCTTCGCAATACCTTTGGTTCATAAATAAAACAAAAAACTATGAAACCAATTTCAATTCTGTCTTTAGTATTCTTTTTTATCACAGTATTTGCAAAAGCTCAGACGGATGATAAATTCTATCAGCCAAACAAAGTCATGAAGCCATTTGAGTTTAAAATTTCCGAACAGATTAACTTTCCTGTAGAAGGAGATACGATTACAGCGTTTATAGCAAAACCTGACACTCAAAAACTTCAAAAGACAATTTTTTATTTTCACGGAGCGGCAGGAAACGTTACAACCTATCAGTTTATGACCAAACCTCTTGTAGAGGCAGGATATCAGGTGGTAATGATAGATCTCAGAGGGTATGGATTGTCTACAGGGAAACCCAATCACAAAAATGTAGCGGAAGACGGGCAGAAAATTTTTGATGAACTGATGAAAAGACCTGATATTAAAGATACAAAAGTCTACATCTACGGAGCTTCTTTAGGAACCCAGGTTGCTGCGCACCTTGCCAAAGATAATATTTCTGAGATTTCCGGACTTATTCTGGACTGTCCAATGGCTTCTTTTACGGATATTGCGGCTCATTTTGCTCCTCAGTACAGAGAATTTATTCTGCAGTCTATGATTTCGCCTTATGCAGCTAAAGAAGATGTGAAGGCTTTGGACAAGCTGCCATTGCTTATTATTCATGGTAAGGAAGATAAAACCATTCCTTATGAGCAGGGAAAACTGGTTTTTGATAATGCTGCCGGCACTAAAGTTTTCATTGAATCCAAAGGAGATCATTTGCAAGGATTGGTCAATAATAAAGAAGAGATCCTGAAAGCTATTGATAAATTATAATACATTCAGGTTCCGGCGGCTTCGCCGCCGGAACCTGAATGTATAAAAAATTGCAAATATTTTCTCACGCAAGGGATCAAACCATCAAACTATAATTTCTTATTAAGGATAAAAAAATCAATCGAAGATTGATTCTACTAATCAAACATATAACCGAAAGCTTAATCAGCGATGAAATCGCAAATCTTTGCTTCCTTAAAATCAACAGAGTCTTACAAAAACTTTGCGTTAAAAAAAAACTCAAGTTTGTCACTCAATCAGGTTTTACTCGAAATACATACAATAAAAAATGCCATAAACTTTAACGTCATGGCATTTTAATTTATTCTATAAAATAGTGGCTACTACTTTCTACTTCTTGGGCTTTTCAATTCTTCCTTCAACCTTTCATTTTCCTCTTTCAAAAAAGAAATATAATCCTGAAGATTCTGGATAATGGACCCAGGAATATTATTGAATTGAGAAACAATAGATGAAACTGCGTGATCGTTGAATACAGGATGATCATTATTGATCACAACTTTTGCTTCTTCTTCCTCGTAAATATCTTCCACAGTAACATTTAAGAAACGGGCGATTTTGTCCCATTCATCTTTGATAATCCTTACATCACCGCTTTCCTTTCTGCTGTAGTTGGATACATCTGTCGCGATAATATCAGCTATCTGCTGTTGGGTATAGCCCTTTTGTTTTCTGATAGTGCGTAATTTTTCTTTTTGCATATCCTACATTTTATACAAAAATGGAAAAAAACCTTAGAATGTACAATAAAAAATCGAAGAAATATGAGTCAGGTTCTCAGGATGTAGTAAAAAAAGCATAGAAAGTTAATAATATCAAAATATTCAAACCAATACATTGATAATTTTCTTTAAAATTATTGCAACCCGTCACCACAATCTGTCATTGCATGAAAAAAGCTGTTCCCAATATGAGAACAGCCTTTTGTATTTATGTAATATTATTATTTCTCCAGTTGCTTATAACTTCTCTGGATAAAATCTGTAAGGTCTTTTCCTTTCAGCAGGTTTTGGGAAAGTTTTGCAAGGTCTAGGGCGTACTTGATCAAATTGTCCTTCTCCTCAGCATTTTCTGTTTTTAAGATCTGGTTAGAAAGTTCACTGTTCGAGTTTACCACAAGATTATACATCTCCGGGAAACCTCCCATTCCGAACATACCGCCTCCGCCGGTTGCCTGCATCTCCTTCATTCTTCTCATGAACTCAGGTTGGGTGATGGTAAACGGAGCATCATTGCTGTCAAGATCTTCAAGCTGTACAGTGAATTTGGCATCTTTTACGGCCTCTTCCACATCTTTCTTTAAGGTTTCTTTTTCAGTTTCGTTTAATTTGGAAATAACAGGCTCATCTTTTTTGATCAGGTTATTGATGTGGTCTGCATCTACTCTGGCAAATGAGATCTTCTCTTTTGTAGTTTCCAGCTTTTGGATCACGTGAGAAATCACGGGTGAGTCTAATAACAGAACTTCATATCCCTTATCATTTGCTGCCTGAATATAGCTGTGCTGCTCGTCTGCATTGGTAGTATAAAGAATTACCGTATTGCCGTCTTTATCTGTCTGAGAAGGTTGAATCTTTTCAATTAATTCATTCCACAGGAAGTATTTTCCGTTTGTAGTAGGATATAGTGTAAATTTATCTGCCTTTTCTGCAAATTTCTCTTCTGTGATGATTCCGTATTCTATTACGATCTTGATGTCGTTCCATTTCTGCTCATAATCTTCGCGGTTTTCGTTGATCAGGGAAGACATCTTATCGGCCACTTTTTTAGTGATGTAAGAAGAAATTTTCTTCACGGCGCCATCTGCCTGAAGGTAAGAACGGGAAACATTCAACGGAATATCCGGAGAATCTATTACCCCTCTCAGAAGCATCAGGAAGTCAGGAACGATGCCTTTTACCTCATCCGTTACAAATACCTGGTTCTGGTAAAGCTGAATTTTATCCTTATCAATATTTAAATTGTTGCTCAGTTTCGGGAAAAATAAAATTCCGGTAAGATTGAAAGGATAATCAACATTCAGGTGAATATTGAATAAAGGCTCTTCAAACTGCATTGGATACAGCTCGTGGTAGAACTTCATATAATCCTCATTCGTCAGCTCACTTGGCGCAATAGTCCATGCCGGAGTAGGATTGTTGATGATATTGTCAACTTCCTCAGTCTCAGCCACTGCATCTTCGGGAGCATCCTCCGGTAACGGAAGCGTATGTGTTTTTGTTCCGAATTTAATAGGAACAGGCATGAATTTGTTATACTTTGAAAGCAATTCACGGATTTTACCTTCTTCAAGGAATTCTGTAGAATCTTCTGCAATGTGAAGAACGATTTCCGTTCCTCTGTCCGTTTTATCAGTTGTTTCTTCAAGGGTGAATTCCGGGCTGCCATCACATATCCACTTTACTGCGGGTGCGTCTTTATAAGATTTTGTAATGATCTCCACTTTTTCAGCCACCATGAATGCAGAATAAAAACCAAGTCCGAAATGACCAATGATCCCGGAATCTTTTGCCGTGTCTTTATATTTCTCAAGGAATTCCTCGGCTCCTGAAAAAGCAACCTGATTGATGTATTTTTCAACCTCTTCACCCGTCATCCCGATACCCTGATCGATAATTCGAAGTGTTTTGTTTTCCTTATCGATTTTAACTTCAATCTTTGGGTTTCCATATTCAACTTTTGCTTCTCCGATGCTTGTTAAATGCTTTAGTTTTAAGGTAGCATCCGTTGCATTGGAGATTAATTCTCTCAGGAATATTTCGTGGTCACTGTAAAGAAATTTTTTAATAAGCGGGAAAATATTTTCCACAGATACATTAATATTTCCTTTAGTCATAATAATTTTTGTTTTAATTTTCTATTTCTGTCTCAAAAAAAATACCATGCATCAGAATGTGACACAATGGCATTAATTTGTAAGAATCTCTTTTAAAACCTTAATATCTAGCAATAAAATTTATACCGGTTTATTAATTTTTCTTTGCTCCCTGAACTGA belongs to Chryseobacterium shigense and includes:
- a CDS encoding MGMT family protein, producing MDDIFKQQIYEVTRLIPKGRVSSYGAIAKAVGYPNHSRHVGKAMGGCPEDVPAHRVISSSGTLSVPEFQPKLEAEGITVENFRIKNFKKLFWDPLEEI
- a CDS encoding alpha/beta hydrolase, with product MKPISILSLVFFFITVFAKAQTDDKFYQPNKVMKPFEFKISEQINFPVEGDTITAFIAKPDTQKLQKTIFYFHGAAGNVTTYQFMTKPLVEAGYQVVMIDLRGYGLSTGKPNHKNVAEDGQKIFDELMKRPDIKDTKVYIYGASLGTQVAAHLAKDNISEISGLILDCPMASFTDIAAHFAPQYREFILQSMISPYAAKEDVKALDKLPLLIIHGKEDKTIPYEQGKLVFDNAAGTKVFIESKGDHLQGLVNNKEEILKAIDKL
- a CDS encoding helix-turn-helix transcriptional regulator, whose protein sequence is MQKEKLRTIRKQKGYTQQQIADIIATDVSNYSRKESGDVRIIKDEWDKIARFLNVTVEDIYEEEEAKVVINNDHPVFNDHAVSSIVSQFNNIPGSIIQNLQDYISFLKEENERLKEELKSPRSRK
- the htpG gene encoding molecular chaperone HtpG; translated protein: MTKGNINVSVENIFPLIKKFLYSDHEIFLRELISNATDATLKLKHLTSIGEAKVEYGNPKIEVKIDKENKTLRIIDQGIGMTGEEVEKYINQVAFSGAEEFLEKYKDTAKDSGIIGHFGLGFYSAFMVAEKVEIITKSYKDAPAVKWICDGSPEFTLEETTDKTDRGTEIVLHIAEDSTEFLEEGKIRELLSKYNKFMPVPIKFGTKTHTLPLPEDAPEDAVAETEEVDNIINNPTPAWTIAPSELTNEDYMKFYHELYPMQFEEPLFNIHLNVDYPFNLTGILFFPKLSNNLNIDKDKIQLYQNQVFVTDEVKGIVPDFLMLLRGVIDSPDIPLNVSRSYLQADGAVKKISSYITKKVADKMSSLINENREDYEQKWNDIKIVIEYGIITEEKFAEKADKFTLYPTTNGKYFLWNELIEKIQPSQTDKDGNTVILYTTNADEQHSYIQAANDKGYEVLLLDSPVISHVIQKLETTKEKISFARVDADHINNLIKKDEPVISKLNETEKETLKKDVEEAVKDAKFTVQLEDLDSNDAPFTITQPEFMRRMKEMQATGGGGMFGMGGFPEMYNLVVNSNSELSNQILKTENAEEKDNLIKYALDLAKLSQNLLKGKDLTDFIQRSYKQLEK